Sequence from the Sphingomonas koreensis genome:
CACCGCGGAGTCGGTTTCGGGCCTGATCCCGCTCGACACCTTCCTCAAGAACCCGAAGAATATCCCCGCGCGCGTGCGGGAGCCAGGCGTCGAGACCTCCTATTCAAACTATGGCTCGGCGATCGCGGGCTACATCGTCCAGCGGGTCTCGGGCGAGGCATTTGCAGACTATATCGACAGGCACATCTTCGATCCGCTCGGCATGACGAGCGCGACCTTTCGCGAGCCGTTGACGGGTGAGCGCGCCGCGAACATGGCGACCGGCTACAAGCTGGTCGATGGCAAACTCGTCGCCAAGCCCTTCGAACTTTACTCGAACATCATGCCCGCGGGGTCGGCCTCGGCGAGCGGCCCGGACCTCGCCCGTTTCATGCTCGCGCATCTGGGCGACGGCCGGCTTGGCAATGTCCGGATCCTGAAACCTGAAACGATGCGGCTGATGCGCACCAGCCTGACCCGCAACGCGCCTTCGCTCCAGCCGATGGCGCATGGCTATATGGTGTTGCGCGAACAAGGGCCTCGCCTGATCGGGCATGGCGGGAATACCGCCGACTTCCATTCCTATATGGTCCTGGCGCCCGAAGCGAACTTCGCCTTCTTCGTCTCCACTACCGGTGGCCAGGGCAGCTATGGCGGCCGTACCGAACTGATGAACGCGATCATCGGTCGCGTCTTCCCGGCCGCGCCCGCACCGCGCTGGACCGGCAAGGCCGCACCCGCCGCCGGGTCCTATCGCACCAATCGGCGCACCTATAGCGAGACGCCCAACCCGGCCTACGACATCAAGGTCACGGCACAGGGGGAGCATGGCCTGGTCACCGAAGCCGGCGGCAGCAAGACCTATTGGGAGCAGATCGGCCCCGAACTCTACGAACAGGTGACGGGGGCGCGGGCGGGCGGGCCCTATGAACGGCTGCAATTCTACGGCCCTGCCGACGACCGCAAATTGTCGTTCGGCTCGCAGCCGCACGTGCTCTTCCGGCTGGTGAAGCCGTGACTGCCCGCCGGTGGCGGCAAGCCACCGGCACGTTCGAAACCTGATCGGGCCGGATGTTTCGGCCCGACGCCCGGTGTCGGCCAGGTCAGGCCGCACCGCGCGCAAGGCTCATATGGCGAGTCCGTTCGCGGCGCCACGCATAGAGGGAACCGTCGCATGATTTCTCCCCGACCCCATCGTCACATTCGCTTCCGCAGCAGCGCCTTAGCGCTCGGCGCCGCGCTCGCCTTCGCGGCCCCCGCGTTCGCGCAGGATGTGCCGGAAGAGGCTGAGTCCGCACCATCCGAAGTCGTCATCACCGGCTCGCGCATCAGCACCGCCGGTTTCGAGGCAGCGACCCCGACGACCGTGATCGGTGCCGCCGAACTGCAGCAGGCCGGCCGCACCGACATCGCCGCCTCGCTCGCCGACCTCCCGCAATTCCGCCAGACGCAAAGCGCCACGTCGACCAACACACTCACCTCTTCCGGTCAGGCGCCCGCCGATCTTCGCGGCCTGGGTGCGGCGCGCACGCTGGTTCTGGTAAACAACCGCCGCAGCGTCAGTTCGGGCGACCTCCAGACCGTCCCCTATTCGCTGGTCAAGCAGATCGACGTCGTCACCGGCGGTGCATCGGCGGCCTATGGATCGGGGGCAGTCGCCGGCGTCGTCAACATCCTGCTGGACGATAACAAGGAGGGCTTCGAGCTCGGCGCGCAGACCGGTATTTCCTCGCGCGGCGACGCCCAGAAATACCTGCTTGAAGGATCGGCCGGCATCAAGTTCGCCGATGGCCGCGGCCATTTCATGATCGGCGCCGACTATCTGAAGGACAAGGGCGTCACCCCCGGCAATGCGCGCCCGCGCATCGGTTCGGCGGGCTTCTTCCCGGATACCACCGGCAAGCTGGTCCCGACCGGCAATCTGCGCGAACTGACGCGCAGCGAGGGTGGCCTGATCCGTACCGGCGTTCTCGCTGGGCAGACCTTCAATCCCGACGGCAGCCTGCGTCCCTTCCAGTTCGGCATCGTCCGCCCCGGCTCCGCATCGACGATGATCGGGGGCGAGGGCTACAACATCGATCAATATCGTTCGCTGTCGGCACCGATCGAACGGACCAGCCTGTTCGCGCGCCTGAGCTATGACGTGACCGACAATCTGAAGGTCTGGGTCGACGGGAATTACAACCGGGTCTCCGACAGGCGCCTGTTCTTCCCCGACCTTGGCGTTACTCAGCTCACCTTCTCGACCACCAACCCCTATCTGACCGCGGCGCAGCGTTCGGCCTTTGCTGCAGCGGGCGAGACCAGCTTCACCATGGGCCGCGTGCTGACCGACATGTCGATGGTGGACTACGACTATATGCGCGTGACCAAGCAGGGCTCGATCGGCTTCGACGGCACCTTCGGCGGCGGCAAGTGGCGCTATGGCGCGTTCTTCACCCATGGCGAACAGGAACAGGATCAGAGCCTTATCGGCCTGACCAAGAAGGCCGAGTTCGCCAGGGCGATCAACGCGGTGTCGAGCGGCGGATCGATCGTCTGTGCGGTGAATGCCGATGCGGACACCGCGAACAACGACGCTGCCTGCCGGCCACTCAACCTCTTCGGCTCGGGCCGCGCCGATCCGGCGGCGATCGCCTATGCGACCGGGACGTGGAACTCGGTGACGACGACCTGGCTCGACCATGCCGGCGCCAGTATCAGCGGCGAGCCCTTCATGCTGTGGGACCTGCCGGTCTCGGTCGCCGCGGGCGTCGAATATCGCGAGGAATCCTTCCGCACGCTCTACGATGCGACCTCGCTGGCGAACAACTTCAACACGATCAACGGCGTCGATATCAGGAAGACCGGCAACAGTGTGAAGGAGGGCTTTGCCGAGGTCGATATCCCGCTGCTCGCCAACCTGCCGATCGTGCAGAAACTGAGCTTCAACGGTGCGGTCCGGGTATCGGACTACAGCACCAGCGGCGCGATCTGGTCGTGGAAGCTGGGTGGAATCTGGGAGATCATCGACGGGCTGAAGATCCGCACGACCCGCTCGCGCGACATCCGTGCGCCTTCGCTGACCGAATTGTTCAGCCAGCGCTCGACCCTGTTCACCAATATCGCGGATTCGGGCCGTCCCAACAGCCCGCTGACGAACATCACGCTGTTCACTGGCGGCAACCCCGACCTTCGCCCGGAGATCGCCGACACGTTCACGGTCGGCGGCGTGATCCGTCCTGCCTTCTTCCGAGGATTCGACCTGTCGGTCGATTACTACAACATCAAGATCGACGACGTGATCACCACGCTTACCGCCCAGCAGATCGTCAATGGCTGCTACTCGCAGAACAATCAGGGTGCGTGCAGCCAGATCGTGCGCGACGGCAGCGGCGTGATGACGTCGATCAACGCGGCCTATATCAACGTCGCGAGCTTCAAGAATACGGGCATCGATATCGAAGCCTCCTATCGCACCAAGCTGGATGGCATCGGCCTTGACGGCCAGCTGAAGGTTCGCGCGATCGCCAACTATGTCGATCAAATGGTCGTCAACAACGGTGTCGTCGCGATCGACGGTGCGGGCTATCTCGGCTCCCAGGCCGGCTACCTCGTGCCCAAATGGCGCGGATCGCTGGCCTTCAACTATGAGAGCCAGGGCATGGGCGCCGATCTGCGGACGCGCTATGTCGGAAGTGGGGGCTTTGCGCCGGCCGCGGTACTCGCCAATCAGGATGCTCGGATCGACAGCCACATCTATGTCGATCTGGGTCTGCGCGCCTATATCCGGACGAGCGACAGGAACCGCCTGACGGTCTATGGCAGCGTTCAGAACCTGTTCGACCGCCAGCCGACGCTCGGCGCAGTCAGTTCGCCCTATCTCGACATCATCGGCCGGCACTTCACCTTTGGCGTCCGCGCGAACTTCTGACAGGATCGCATCCGGGCCGGTCGACGTGGGCCGGCCCGCAAGGGTTCGAGTGCCCGCTGCCCGGTCAAGCGATGCGCTGGCAGCGTCCACCGAAGCGCAGCTGAAAGCTCAACCGGGTGTAACCTCGGGAT
This genomic interval carries:
- a CDS encoding serine hydrolase domain-containing protein; amino-acid sequence: MAQTDPAQAARSSIDPARLAGLGEFVDGVMAQQIATREIAGAVVTVVANGKILFSRGYGYADIERNIPVDGERTLFRPGSVSKLFTWTALMQQVELGRVKLDDPIDKYLDFTIPANGRTRPILIRHLLDHTPGFEDLGGITAESVSGLIPLDTFLKNPKNIPARVREPGVETSYSNYGSAIAGYIVQRVSGEAFADYIDRHIFDPLGMTSATFREPLTGERAANMATGYKLVDGKLVAKPFELYSNIMPAGSASASGPDLARFMLAHLGDGRLGNVRILKPETMRLMRTSLTRNAPSLQPMAHGYMVLREQGPRLIGHGGNTADFHSYMVLAPEANFAFFVSTTGGQGSYGGRTELMNAIIGRVFPAAPAPRWTGKAAPAAGSYRTNRRTYSETPNPAYDIKVTAQGEHGLVTEAGGSKTYWEQIGPELYEQVTGARAGGPYERLQFYGPADDRKLSFGSQPHVLFRLVKP
- a CDS encoding TonB-dependent receptor plug domain-containing protein; translated protein: MISPRPHRHIRFRSSALALGAALAFAAPAFAQDVPEEAESAPSEVVITGSRISTAGFEAATPTTVIGAAELQQAGRTDIAASLADLPQFRQTQSATSTNTLTSSGQAPADLRGLGAARTLVLVNNRRSVSSGDLQTVPYSLVKQIDVVTGGASAAYGSGAVAGVVNILLDDNKEGFELGAQTGISSRGDAQKYLLEGSAGIKFADGRGHFMIGADYLKDKGVTPGNARPRIGSAGFFPDTTGKLVPTGNLRELTRSEGGLIRTGVLAGQTFNPDGSLRPFQFGIVRPGSASTMIGGEGYNIDQYRSLSAPIERTSLFARLSYDVTDNLKVWVDGNYNRVSDRRLFFPDLGVTQLTFSTTNPYLTAAQRSAFAAAGETSFTMGRVLTDMSMVDYDYMRVTKQGSIGFDGTFGGGKWRYGAFFTHGEQEQDQSLIGLTKKAEFARAINAVSSGGSIVCAVNADADTANNDAACRPLNLFGSGRADPAAIAYATGTWNSVTTTWLDHAGASISGEPFMLWDLPVSVAAGVEYREESFRTLYDATSLANNFNTINGVDIRKTGNSVKEGFAEVDIPLLANLPIVQKLSFNGAVRVSDYSTSGAIWSWKLGGIWEIIDGLKIRTTRSRDIRAPSLTELFSQRSTLFTNIADSGRPNSPLTNITLFTGGNPDLRPEIADTFTVGGVIRPAFFRGFDLSVDYYNIKIDDVITTLTAQQIVNGCYSQNNQGACSQIVRDGSGVMTSINAAYINVASFKNTGIDIEASYRTKLDGIGLDGQLKVRAIANYVDQMVVNNGVVAIDGAGYLGSQAGYLVPKWRGSLAFNYESQGMGADLRTRYVGSGGFAPAAVLANQDARIDSHIYVDLGLRAYIRTSDRNRLTVYGSVQNLFDRQPTLGAVSSPYLDIIGRHFTFGVRANF